CCGTCGTTATCTCCGCCAGTTTGTCTTCGGCAGATGCCGTGTCTGATCTTATTATCGGATTCTTCGCCAGCGTTTCCATATCCTGATAAGAGCGAATCAGGACGCGCTCTACCTCAGCGCCCACCTGTGAAGAGAGGTTTTCTAAGTTTGATTCGGAGGCTTTTCTAAGGGATTTATGCGTTTCGCTGGTGCTATACCAGCTGACCATGACTGCCATTGGTATAAAGACAAGAAGAAAGATCAGTATGATGGTGGCAGCCAGCGTCTGCCTTTCGATCAGACGCTTGAGCCTTTGCCGCAGGGTATTCATCTGATGATTTCGCCTCCAAATAATACCGGAGGGGTTCTGCTCGACTTCCGCTCAGCCCGCGGAGATTACCTCAGAACCTCGACTAGAAACCTGACAGGGAAGCATTCCTGTGCCCTCTTTGTTCGCTGAACGCTGAATGCCGCAACTTGATTGCCGATACGTTACCGGAGTGTTGAAATAGCGAGCTCAATGCCTTTTTTAATGGAGCCGCTACCTTATTCTTGGGAAGGTTCGCAGGACTATCGCCAAGATTTAACCACAGAAAACAGTCTAAGTCAGTCAATAAATGGTAAATAACCGGTAAATTCTGTGTCACCCGGAGCTTTTGGCAATTTCCTCCCTGTCCAATCGATTCAGAAACCGGGTTGATTTGATCTCCCTCTCCAGGAGATAGCGGACATATCCCTGCATTAGCCGCTCCAGTTCTTTGGACAGATCGGAGTTCAGGCGCAGTCGGCTGGCCATCGCATAATCTCCCCGTTGGAGTAGCCGTAGCACCTTGAGGGTATTGACCGAAATCGGCTGGACGATCGGCTCTGAATTGGTGCAATTCGGGCAGAGCACTCCTCCCCCACTGGAACTGAAGGAATTCTCCACAGGTTTGAGAGGTGAGTGACAATTCAGACACTCGCCTAATTGAGGCTGGTAGCCGACATGACCGACCAGTTGAAGTTCGAAGTATCGAAAGAGGAGCGGAACGTGGCACTTCCCTCCCAGATGATGCAGTGCTTCAAGCAAGAGCTTGTACACCGGGTAGTTCTCCACCCGTTCGGAGGCAAAGGCATCGATCAGCTCCACCATGTAGAGAGCTTGAGCGGTGAGCCGAAGATTATTTCGAATCGAGGGGAAGCTTTCAATCGTCTCGCCTTGATTGACGGTATCCATTTGCTGCCCGTGGGTCAGCATCAGGGAACAATGAGTCAGGGGTTCCACATGTCCCCCCAACCTGCTCGTTGTCTTACGGGCTCCTTTGGCCACAGCTCGAATCTTGCCGGCTTTCGAGGTGTACAGCGTGAGGATTCTATCCGCCTCACCCAGGTTGGCGTGTTTGAGGACAATGGCTTCAGTTTTGTATGTCTTCGATCCAGACATTAACCGTCCGTCATCAAATCTCCCGGCGTCCCTCCAGCGCTTTACCCAGAGTAATATCATCGGCATACTCCAGATCGCCGCCTACTGGAAGTCCCCGAGCCAGAGAAGTGATCCTTATCCCCAGCGGGGAAATCAGACGCTGTAAATACATAGCGGTAGCCTCGCCTTCCAGGTTAGGATTGGTGGCCAGAATGACCTCTTGAATCGAACTGTCTTTCAGCCGTGATAGTAGCTCGCCGATTTTGAGGTCATCGGGTCCGATCCCATCCATAGGAGAGATTACCCCATGCAGCACATGGTAAAGGCCATTGAACTGGCCGGTGCGTTCCAGAGCAAGAATATCCAGAGGTTCTTCAACTACACAGATCCCGCTTCGATCCCGTTGCGGGTTTTGACAGATGGTGCAAGGGTCGG
The Dehalococcoidia bacterium DNA segment above includes these coding regions:
- the recO gene encoding DNA repair protein RecO — protein: MILLWVKRWRDAGRFDDGRLMSGSKTYKTEAIVLKHANLGEADRILTLYTSKAGKIRAVAKGARKTTSRLGGHVEPLTHCSLMLTHGQQMDTVNQGETIESFPSIRNNLRLTAQALYMVELIDAFASERVENYPVYKLLLEALHHLGGKCHVPLLFRYFELQLVGHVGYQPQLGECLNCHSPLKPVENSFSSSGGGVLCPNCTNSEPIVQPISVNTLKVLRLLQRGDYAMASRLRLNSDLSKELERLMQGYVRYLLEREIKSTRFLNRLDREEIAKSSG
- the recR gene encoding recombination mediator RecR; the protein is MKPRFRSAAEPVLRLIDEFHKLPGIGPKTAARLTYHLLRMPESEARSLAEAIIDVKQKIILCSGCQNLTDTDPCTICQNPQRDRSGICVVEEPLDILALERTGQFNGLYHVLHGVISPMDGIGPDDLKIGELLSRLKDSSIQEVILATNPNLEGEATAMYLQRLISPLGIRITSLARGLPVGGDLEYADDITLGKALEGRREI